A single window of Betta splendens chromosome 11, fBetSpl5.4, whole genome shotgun sequence DNA harbors:
- the sync gene encoding syncoilin, with amino-acid sequence MEDMEDDASSAGVDILFIKEDDRDPNRSIVEHREGNTTQSGLSFTRVQLNPSALIGPYLQEMDDLLKSCEELTGLPFTSRFSGNQDTDEVTMKSYTGINAPPQTYPSSSYIDTHVHGAGSKSTGTANNRKTDMPLTSAGKALSETMVQVEGQLLGMLAMMDSSVEDTRMDFESQGWTTDTSQEYVHIGPNPHVSRERESQEAQPMQLERTDHDTTSKNSSFKAEQKDLDALTFSRPTKPLDTEESDAMCCEGTKTEYMFTIGTEAEVDICETHMPDQQDVTMDMTLLRSGADELQGLEAQMEACIEGVQLLYEKRKKLLVEVLELRGEKDRGATEESNEETEEAINGKVTELMNVLQKEEEARREERKREIHNLKEERAEEERRVWKINLERQGLQDELRKMRRRLFIVARDCAHSQATLNSQHRAVQLLKTEDEQLQAVALQLTEEGCQIRTTQQKLLLELQARLDAHSSGQTPNTQEELTECRRHSCGDIQQYVQGVLRALEDRYEPILLALLKRREAAAAALVKAKEQAQELKAQLGPLTEEAQKLKLQKACLEEKFKLIRMHWREDVGQYKETVCCLEERSRELKTELKIQKKKTKETEGLRDSLAKQLRLYMAATEEHSV; translated from the exons ATGGAGGACATGGAAGATGATGCTTCCTCTGCTGGAGTTGACATTCTCTTCATTAAAGAAGATGACAGAGATCCAAACAGAAGCATCGTGGAACACAGAGAAGGCAACACGACCCAGTCTGGACTCAGCTTTACTCGAGTACAGCTGAATCCGTCAGCTTTAATCGGGCCGTACTTACAGGAGATGGACGACTTGTTGAAGAGCTGCGAGGAGCTCACTGGACTCCCCTTTACCTCTCGCTTCTCAGGAAATCAGGACACGGACGAAGTGACGATGAAGAGCTACACAGGAATAAACGCACCTCCCCAGACATATCCGTCCTCGAGCTACATTGATACGCACGTGCATGGAGCTGGATCAAAAAGCACAGGCACCGCCAacaacaggaagacagacatgCCTCTGACTTCAGCAGGCAAAGCACTGAGTGAAACCATGGTGCAGGTTGAGGGCCAGCTGCTGGGGATGTTGGCCATGATGGACAGCTCCGTGGAAGACACAAGGATGGATTTTGAGTCCCAAGGCTGGACTACAGACACAAGCCAAGAATATGTGCACATCGGTCCGAACCCTCATGTCAGCAGGGAAAGAGAGAGTCAGGAGGCCCAGCCAATGCAGCTAGAACGCACAGATCATGACACCACTTCAAAGAACAGCAGTTtcaaagcagagcagaaggaTCTAGATGCACTTACATTTTCTAGGCCTACGAAGCCATTAGATACTGAAGAAAGTGATGCAATGTGCTGTGAAGGAACAAAGACAGAATATATGTTTACTATAGGCACAGAGGCAGAAGTAGACATATGTGAAACACACATGCCAGATCAACAGGATGTCACGATGGACATGACCCTTCTCAGATCTGGTGCCGATGAACTACAAGGGCTGGAGGCTCAGATGGAGGCGTGCATAGAAGGTGTGCAGCTGCTAtatgagaagaggaagaagctgctggtggaggtgctggagctgaGAGGGGAAAAAGACAGAGGGGCCACCGAAGAGAGCaatgaggagacagaggaggcgaTAAATGGCAAAGTGACAGAGCTGATGAATGTGctgcagaaggaggaagaggcgagaagggaagagaggaagagggagataCACAACCTGAAGGAAGAGAGAGccgaggaagagaggagggtgTGGAAGATCAACCTGGAGAGACAGGGGCTTCAGGACGagctgaggaagatgaggagaaggCTCTTCATCGTGGCCAGGGACTGTGCTCACAGCCAGGCCACGCTCAACAGCCAGCATCGcgcagtgcagctgctgaagacaGAAGAC gagcagctgcaggccgTGGCTTTGCAGCTGACGGAAGAAGGCTGTCAGATCAGGACGAcgcaacaaaagctgctcttgGAACTACAAGCACGACTTGATGCCCACAGCTCGGGTCAGACGCCCAACACCCAGGAGGAGTTGACCGAGTGCAGGAGGCACTCCTGTGGGGACATCCAGCAGTATGTGCAGGGTGTGCTGAGAGCCCTGGAGGACAG GTATGAACCCATATTGCTGGCGCTGttgaagaggagggaggcagcagctgcGGCGCTGGTGAAAGCCAAAGAGCAGGCTCAGGAGCTGAAGGCACAGCTGGGACCTCTTACGGAGGAGGCCcaaaagctgaagctgcagaaagCTTGTCTGGAGGAGAAGTTCAAACTGATCCGCATGCACTGGAGAGAGGACGTGGGCCAGTATAAG GAAACGGTGTGCtgtctggaggagaggagcagggagctgAAGACAGAGCTTAAGattcagaagaagaaaaccaagGAGACCGAGGGGTTGAGAGACAGCCTCGCCAAACAGCTCCGCCTTTACAT GGCTGCAACTGAGGAGCACAGCGTCTGA